From a region of the Bradyrhizobium diazoefficiens genome:
- a CDS encoding helix-turn-helix transcriptional regulator, with translation MDDETGIINVLAAAVRRTRKGLGLSQEDLALEAGLDRTYVSQVERGTRNCTIIVLARLAKALKTTPDRLLVPQRKGQP, from the coding sequence ATGGATGATGAGACGGGCATCATTAACGTGTTGGCGGCGGCTGTGCGGAGGACCCGCAAGGGTCTCGGGCTGTCCCAGGAGGATTTGGCATTAGAGGCGGGGCTAGATCGGACCTACGTCAGCCAAGTCGAGAGGGGCACCCGCAACTGCACCATCATCGTGCTGGCCCGCTTGGCGAAGGCCCTCAAGACGACCCCCGATAGGTTGCTTGTCCCCCAGCGGAAGGGGCAGCCTTAG
- a CDS encoding recombinase family protein, with the protein MIVKRRFVAYYRVSTRKQGQSGLGLDAQRAAVANHLGDGLANVIAEFTEVESGRRNDRPALDEALTAARLHRAALVVAKVDRLTRSVGFLERLLEAGVDVRFADLPAIEGPTGRFMLQQMAAVAELEAGLISARTKAALAAAKARGQRLGGHRGGALSSDAQARGRDEQSRLADRRAADIAPLLMKLRAKGITSPTDVARALTEQGIPTARGGAKWSAPQVTLIEARLASMR; encoded by the coding sequence GTGATCGTGAAGCGCCGATTTGTTGCCTACTATCGAGTGTCCACCCGCAAGCAGGGCCAATCAGGCTTAGGCCTCGATGCTCAGAGGGCCGCCGTAGCCAACCACCTCGGAGATGGGCTGGCGAACGTCATAGCTGAGTTCACGGAAGTGGAGAGCGGACGTCGCAACGACAGACCCGCACTGGACGAAGCATTGACCGCAGCGCGTCTTCACCGGGCAGCCCTTGTGGTCGCGAAGGTGGACCGGCTGACCCGCTCGGTAGGCTTCCTAGAGCGGTTGCTAGAGGCAGGGGTGGACGTGCGCTTCGCTGACCTGCCCGCCATCGAGGGACCCACCGGGCGCTTCATGCTCCAACAGATGGCGGCCGTCGCGGAGTTAGAGGCAGGCTTGATATCGGCACGCACGAAGGCAGCCCTTGCAGCAGCGAAGGCAAGGGGTCAACGGCTAGGCGGACATCGAGGAGGGGCCCTCTCCAGTGATGCACAAGCACGCGGGAGGGACGAGCAATCTCGGCTTGCTGACAGACGGGCAGCGGACATAGCCCCCTTACTCATGAAGCTCCGAGCGAAGGGCATCACGTCACCTACCGACGTCGCACGAGCATTGACCGAGCAGGGCATCCCTACGGCAAGGGGTGGAGCGAAGTGGTCAGCACCACAGGTCACGTTGATCGAAGCACGCTTGGCAAGCATGCGATAG
- a CDS encoding MFS transporter encodes MTEQTLAAPFDDQRERQRGFSRYQALLIALLAFTQFTIILDFIIMSPLGAILMPALDITAGQFGVAVSAYAFSAGISGVLAAGFADRFDRKRLLLFFYVGFTLGTMLCAAAQNYHVLLLGRIVTGLFGGVIGSVVLAIVTDLFSLRLRGRVMGFIQTAFAASQVLGIPAGLFLANHWSWHLCFIAIVIVSIAAIAIIAFAMEPVDAHLKLKQDRNPFRHLIATIGQPRYTLAFFVTTLLATGGYMLMPFSSAFTVHNLGIDITHLPTIYLVSGLFSIVTGPLVGRASDAFGKYPTFAFGSVVSVIMVLIYTHLGHVALTTAILVNVLMFVGIFSRMIPSQALMSAIPDPDQRGSFSAISASLQQLSGGLGSVLAGAIIAQAPDGSLIHFDRIGYVVVASAIVALVAMYFVQKAVAGRAGKRVV; translated from the coding sequence ATGACCGAACAGACGCTTGCTGCGCCTTTCGACGACCAGCGGGAACGCCAACGCGGCTTCTCGCGCTACCAGGCGCTCCTCATCGCGCTGCTCGCCTTCACGCAGTTCACGATCATCCTCGACTTCATCATCATGTCGCCGCTCGGCGCCATCCTGATGCCCGCGCTCGACATCACGGCCGGGCAATTCGGCGTCGCGGTGTCGGCCTACGCGTTCAGTGCGGGCATTTCGGGGGTGCTGGCCGCCGGCTTTGCCGATCGCTTCGACCGCAAGCGCCTGCTGCTGTTCTTTTATGTCGGGTTCACGCTCGGGACCATGCTCTGCGCGGCGGCGCAGAATTACCATGTGCTGCTGCTCGGCCGGATCGTGACCGGATTGTTCGGCGGCGTGATCGGGTCGGTGGTGCTCGCCATCGTCACCGATCTGTTTTCGCTGCGGCTGCGCGGCCGCGTGATGGGCTTCATCCAGACGGCGTTCGCGGCAAGTCAGGTGCTGGGCATTCCCGCCGGGCTGTTTCTCGCCAATCACTGGAGCTGGCATCTCTGCTTCATTGCGATCGTCATCGTCTCGATCGCCGCGATCGCCATCATCGCCTTCGCCATGGAGCCGGTCGACGCGCATCTGAAGCTGAAGCAGGACCGCAACCCGTTCCGCCATCTGATCGCAACGATCGGGCAGCCGCGCTATACGCTGGCGTTCTTCGTCACGACGCTGCTGGCGACCGGCGGATACATGCTGATGCCGTTCTCCAGCGCCTTTACCGTGCATAATCTCGGCATCGACATCACGCATCTGCCGACGATCTATCTCGTCTCCGGCCTGTTCAGTATCGTCACGGGACCGCTGGTCGGCAGAGCGAGCGATGCGTTCGGCAAATACCCGACCTTCGCCTTCGGCAGCGTGGTGTCCGTCATCATGGTGCTGATCTACACCCATCTCGGTCACGTCGCGCTTACGACCGCGATCCTCGTCAACGTGCTGATGTTCGTCGGCATCTTCTCGCGCATGATCCCGTCGCAGGCGCTGATGTCGGCGATTCCCGATCCCGACCAGCGCGGCTCGTTCAGCGCGATCAGCGCCTCGCTTCAGCAGCTCTCCGGCGGCCTCGGCTCGGTACTCGCCGGCGCGATCATCGCGCAAGCGCCGGACGGCTCGCTGATCCATTTCGACCGGATCGGCTACGTCGTCGTTGCGTCCGCGATCGTCGCGCTGGTGGCGATGTATTTTGTGCAGAAGGCGGTGGCGGGAAGGGCGGGGAAGCGGGTGGTGTGA
- a CDS encoding ribonuclease D — MTVRLHRGDLPDLSRYTGAVAIDTETMGLNPHRDRLCVVQLSPGDGSADVVQIPKGHTDAPNLKALLANPVITKIFHFARFDVAVLYQTFGVMTGPIYCTKIASRLTRTYTDRHGLKDLVREVLNIDLSKQQQSSDWGSDSLTEPQLAYAASDVLHLHGLRERLDAMLVREGRTQLANACFDFLPTRALLDLQGWEEEDIFAHS; from the coding sequence ATGACCGTACGCCTGCATCGCGGCGACCTGCCCGACCTGTCCCGCTACACCGGAGCGGTGGCGATCGACACCGAGACCATGGGGTTGAATCCGCACCGCGACCGGCTCTGTGTGGTGCAACTCTCGCCCGGCGACGGCAGCGCCGACGTGGTGCAGATCCCCAAGGGCCACACCGACGCGCCGAACCTGAAGGCCCTGCTGGCCAACCCCGTTATCACCAAGATCTTCCACTTTGCGCGGTTCGACGTCGCGGTGCTGTACCAGACCTTCGGCGTGATGACCGGGCCGATCTACTGCACCAAGATCGCCTCACGCCTGACCCGCACCTATACCGACCGCCATGGCCTCAAGGACCTCGTGCGCGAGGTGCTCAATATCGACCTCTCCAAGCAGCAGCAGTCCAGCGACTGGGGGTCCGACAGTTTGACCGAGCCGCAGCTCGCCTACGCCGCCTCGGACGTGCTGCATCTGCATGGCTTGCGCGAACGGCTCGACGCCATGCTGGTGCGGGAAGGCCGCACCCAGCTGGCCAACGCCTGTTTCGACTTCCTGCCGACCCGTGCCCTGCTCGACCTCCAGGGCTGGGAGGAAGAGGACATTTTCGCGCATTCCTGA
- the lptC gene encoding LPS export ABC transporter periplasmic protein LptC: MNSAHNPTYDAALAAKFASAARHSRLVRILRVSVPATVVVAMAVIIYIAFFNKFRIPELPLTVENMVVSGTKITMESPHLAGFTPDQRPYELWAKTATQDITDPDHVDLNDLRAKVLMEDQSTLFLDARTGRFDNKQQQLDLHKDIFLRTSTGYEARLNSAFVDMNKGTVSSDERVDVKLTNGTLTADRLRITEGGDVIRFEGNVVMHLDKLDQPAAAQPAPPEPPPPAKTRAPQNKSANSR; the protein is encoded by the coding sequence GTGAATTCGGCGCACAATCCAACCTACGACGCCGCGCTTGCGGCGAAGTTTGCCAGCGCGGCGCGCCACAGCCGTCTGGTGCGGATTCTGCGGGTCTCGGTCCCGGCGACGGTGGTCGTGGCCATGGCCGTGATCATCTACATCGCGTTTTTCAACAAATTCCGGATTCCGGAGCTGCCGCTCACGGTCGAAAACATGGTGGTGTCGGGCACCAAGATCACGATGGAATCCCCGCATCTGGCCGGCTTCACGCCGGACCAGCGGCCCTACGAGCTCTGGGCCAAGACCGCGACGCAGGACATCACCGATCCCGATCACGTCGATCTCAACGACCTGCGTGCGAAGGTGCTGATGGAGGATCAATCCACCCTGTTCCTCGACGCCCGCACCGGCCGCTTCGACAACAAGCAGCAGCAGCTCGATTTGCACAAGGACATCTTCCTGCGCACCTCCACCGGCTATGAGGCGCGGCTGAACTCCGCCTTCGTCGACATGAACAAAGGCACGGTCTCATCGGACGAGCGCGTCGATGTCAAGCTGACCAACGGCACGCTGACCGCGGATCGCTTGCGCATCACCGAAGGCGGCGACGTCATTCGCTTCGAGGGCAACGTGGTGATGCATCTGGACAAGCTGGATCAGCCCGCTGCCGCTCAGCCTGCGCCGCCCGAGCCCCCGCCGCCGGCGAAGACGCGCGCGCCTCAGAACAAGTCTGCCAACTCAAGATGA
- a CDS encoding LptA/OstA family protein, with product MTKIFSRSDDKRCAIISAAALAVGIALVAGGAAVAQSAMQGVPNAMQGFSQNRDQPIQIEAASLEMRDKKKEATFAGNVKVVQGDTTMTSKTLVVFYESGGDKPATPKPAAKGAKSAPMQSATPGPGGSSSIKRLEARGNVVVTQKDQVVTGETAVFDTKTNLITMLGGGGQVVLTQCKNVLRGDRLMVDMTTGVSRVESDNGRVQALLPQGGGNDCGSGGSGKPGVGPPLQLPGASRQR from the coding sequence ATGACCAAGATCTTTTCGCGCAGCGACGACAAGCGGTGCGCCATCATCAGCGCGGCTGCACTTGCAGTCGGCATCGCGCTGGTCGCTGGCGGCGCGGCCGTCGCGCAAAGCGCGATGCAGGGCGTGCCCAACGCGATGCAGGGCTTTTCGCAGAATCGCGACCAACCGATCCAGATCGAGGCCGCCTCGCTCGAGATGCGCGACAAGAAGAAGGAGGCGACCTTCGCCGGCAATGTGAAGGTCGTGCAGGGCGACACCACCATGACCTCGAAGACGCTGGTGGTGTTCTATGAATCGGGCGGCGACAAGCCCGCTACGCCCAAGCCTGCCGCGAAGGGTGCGAAATCGGCGCCGATGCAGTCGGCGACGCCGGGCCCGGGCGGCAGCTCCTCGATCAAGCGGCTGGAGGCGAGGGGCAATGTCGTGGTCACCCAGAAGGACCAGGTCGTGACGGGCGAGACCGCCGTGTTCGATACCAAGACCAATCTCATCACCATGCTCGGCGGCGGCGGCCAGGTCGTCCTGACGCAATGCAAGAACGTATTGCGCGGCGACCGTTTGATGGTCGACATGACGACGGGCGTGTCGCGGGTGGAATCCGACAATGGCCGGGTTCAGGCCCTGCTGCCGCAGGGCGGCGGCAACGATTGCGGCTCGGGCGGTTCGGGCAAGCCCGGTGTGGGGCCGCCCCTGCAATTGCCCGGCGCTAGCAGGCAAAGGTAA
- the lptB gene encoding LPS export ABC transporter ATP-binding protein, which translates to MVDLFSMFRRRPAKRGRPGFARQDITALGDNVGGLVASPVRDAPPIARDQPMRAPDQFQGDYQGDYRADYQAEALRPQAVHPVRSAARSNGAGGPQLLKRPGFLAAHSVEKAFGSRQVVRGVSIYVRRGEAVGLLGPNGAGKTTVFYMITGLIKADRGAIELDGHDVTKLPMYQRARLGIGYLPQEASIFRGLTVEQNIRAVLEVVEPSRKKREHQLDSLLDEFNITRLRKSPSIALSGGERRRVEIARALATRPNYMLLDEPFAGIDPIAVGDIQDLVRHLTNRGIGVLITDHNVRETLGLTDRAYIVYAGEILTEGSPDEIVADPDVRRLYLGEEFRL; encoded by the coding sequence ATGGTCGATCTGTTCAGCATGTTCCGTCGGCGCCCCGCCAAACGCGGCCGGCCAGGATTTGCGCGTCAGGACATCACCGCGCTCGGTGACAACGTCGGCGGTCTCGTGGCCAGTCCGGTCCGGGATGCGCCGCCGATCGCCCGGGACCAGCCGATGCGCGCGCCCGACCAGTTCCAAGGTGACTATCAAGGCGACTACCGGGCCGACTATCAAGCCGAGGCGCTGCGTCCGCAGGCCGTTCACCCCGTCAGGAGCGCCGCCAGATCGAACGGCGCCGGCGGGCCGCAGCTGCTGAAGCGGCCGGGTTTCCTGGCTGCGCACAGCGTGGAGAAGGCCTTCGGCAGCCGCCAAGTCGTGCGCGGCGTCAGCATCTATGTGCGCCGTGGTGAAGCGGTCGGCCTGCTCGGACCGAACGGCGCCGGCAAGACCACCGTGTTCTACATGATCACCGGCCTGATCAAGGCCGATCGCGGCGCGATCGAACTCGACGGCCACGACGTCACCAAACTCCCGATGTATCAGCGCGCGCGGCTCGGCATCGGCTATCTGCCGCAGGAAGCCTCGATTTTCCGCGGCCTCACCGTCGAGCAGAACATCCGCGCCGTGCTCGAAGTGGTCGAGCCCTCGCGCAAGAAACGCGAGCACCAGCTCGACTCCCTGCTCGACGAGTTCAATATCACGCGGCTGCGCAAATCGCCGTCGATCGCGCTGTCCGGCGGCGAGCGGCGCCGCGTCGAGATCGCGCGTGCGCTGGCGACACGTCCGAACTACATGCTGCTCGACGAGCCCTTCGCCGGCATCGACCCGATCGCGGTCGGCGACATCCAGGACCTCGTCCGCCATCTCACCAATCGCGGCATCGGCGTGCTCATCACCGACCACAATGTCCGCGAGACGCTCGGCCTCACCGATCGCGCCTATATCGTCTATGCCGGCGAAATCCTGACCGAGGGGAGCCCGGATGAGATCGTCGCCGATCCGGACGTGCGCCGCCTTTACCTTGGCGAGGAATTCCGCCTCTAG
- the rpoN gene encoding RNA polymerase factor sigma-54 gives MALTQRLEFRQSQSLVMTPQLMQAIKLLQLSNLDLTTFVEEELERNPLLERANDEAPAGEAPAEASQFLDGDDTGGQSDGQGDDGFGGSGDAFEPGQEEWMSKDLGTRAEIEQTLDTGLDNVFSEEPAEAAARNAQDAAPTTYTEWGGGASGDEDYNLEAFVAAEMTLGDHLAEQLSVAFSAPAQRMIGQYLIDLVDEAGYLPGDLGQAAERLGASQADIEAVLAVLQKFDPPGVCARNLSECLAIQLRELDRYDPAMQALVEHLDLLAKRDIVALRKICGVDDEDIADMIGEIRRLNPKPGMKFGSARLQAMVPDVYVRPGPDGGWHVELNSDTLPRVLVNQTYYSELSKKIGKDGDKSYFTDALQNATWLVRALDQRARTILKVATEIVRQQDGFFTRGVAHLRPLNLKAVADAIQMHESTVSRVTANKYMATNRGTFELKYFFTASIASADGGEAHSAEAVRHHIKQLIDSEQPTAILSDDTIVERLRASGIDIARRTVAKYREAMRIPSSVQRRRDKQSALGNVLSTALSDRSRNPEPA, from the coding sequence ATGGCGCTTACACAGAGATTAGAGTTCCGGCAATCGCAGTCGCTGGTCATGACGCCGCAGTTGATGCAGGCGATCAAGCTGCTGCAATTGTCCAATCTCGATCTCACGACGTTCGTGGAAGAGGAACTCGAGCGTAACCCCCTGCTGGAGCGGGCCAATGACGAGGCCCCCGCCGGCGAAGCCCCGGCCGAGGCCAGCCAGTTCCTCGACGGCGATGACACCGGCGGCCAAAGCGATGGTCAGGGCGATGACGGCTTTGGCGGCAGCGGCGATGCCTTCGAGCCGGGCCAGGAAGAGTGGATGAGCAAGGATCTCGGCACCCGCGCCGAGATCGAGCAGACCCTCGACACGGGCCTCGACAACGTCTTTTCCGAGGAGCCGGCCGAGGCCGCCGCGCGCAACGCCCAGGATGCCGCCCCGACCACCTATACCGAATGGGGCGGCGGCGCCTCCGGCGATGAGGACTACAATCTCGAAGCCTTCGTCGCCGCGGAGATGACGCTCGGCGACCACCTCGCCGAGCAGCTCTCGGTTGCTTTCAGCGCACCGGCGCAGCGTATGATCGGTCAGTACCTGATCGACCTCGTCGACGAGGCCGGCTATCTGCCGGGCGATCTCGGCCAGGCCGCCGAGCGCCTTGGTGCATCGCAAGCCGACATCGAGGCCGTCCTTGCCGTGCTGCAAAAATTCGATCCGCCCGGCGTCTGCGCGCGCAATTTGAGCGAATGCCTGGCGATCCAGCTCCGCGAGCTCGACCGCTACGACCCCGCGATGCAGGCCCTGGTCGAGCATCTCGATCTCTTGGCCAAGCGCGACATCGTGGCCTTGCGCAAGATCTGCGGCGTCGACGACGAGGACATCGCCGACATGATCGGCGAGATCCGCCGCCTCAATCCCAAGCCCGGCATGAAATTCGGCTCGGCGCGTTTGCAGGCCATGGTGCCTGACGTCTATGTCCGCCCGGGTCCCGACGGCGGCTGGCATGTCGAGCTCAACAGCGACACCTTGCCGCGCGTGCTGGTCAACCAGACCTACTATTCCGAGCTGTCGAAGAAGATCGGCAAGGACGGCGACAAGTCCTATTTCACCGACGCGCTGCAGAACGCGACCTGGCTGGTGCGCGCGCTCGACCAGCGCGCCCGCACCATCCTGAAAGTTGCAACCGAGATCGTGCGCCAGCAGGACGGCTTCTTCACCCGCGGCGTGGCGCACCTGCGCCCTCTCAATCTGAAGGCCGTCGCCGATGCCATCCAGATGCACGAATCCACGGTGTCGCGCGTCACCGCCAACAAATACATGGCGACCAATCGCGGCACGTTCGAGCTGAAATATTTCTTCACGGCCTCGATCGCCTCGGCCGACGGCGGCGAGGCGCATTCCGCCGAAGCCGTGCGCCACCACATCAAGCAGCTGATCGATTCGGAACAGCCGACGGCGATCCTGTCGGACGACACCATCGTGGAACGCTTGCGCGCTTCGGGCATTGATATTGCCCGCCGCACGGTCGCGAAGTACCGCGAAGCCATGCGCATACCTTCTTCGGTGCAACGCCGCCGCGACAAGCAGAGCGCTCTTGGTAACGTCCTCTCCACCGCATTGTCCGATCGCTCCCGCAACCCCGAGCCAGCCTGA